The DNA region CTACTGACGGCCCTATGGTTGAACGGATCATCGCTCTGCGTGACGTAGGCCTCAATCGTTCCCAGGTCATGAAACAAACGGGAATGTGCTACGAGAAATTCCACCGGTTGCTGAGGGACTACAGCATCAGCTTCCCGGCAGTTCCGTTCAATCTACGGAATGGGCGAACGAAGTCTTGAAGCGCATCGCCCGCATCCAGCAACGCAAACGACAGACATGGCTGGACTTGCCGGCCAGCGGAATAGAAGAGGTAGGCCATGGACGAGGAACAGCAGCCGACGGCGGAAGCCATCAAGCAGAAGAAAAAGCGCGAGAAGGAAACAGCCAAGAACGCCGCGCTGGGTGTCGAGAAGTTTACGGTTGAGGTCGCCGGAGTGTTTAAGCCAGACCTGAAGCGCTTGATGAAAGAGCACGGCTTCAACAACCAGCAGGAGGTGTATCAGAGCCTACTGCGGAATGTGATTGCCGCCGATTTCGACACTGCCGCTCGAATGCTTCGATGTGTCACGACACCTTATGAGATATCCGAAAAGGTGTCGCACAACTTCCACAATCAAAGCCTGCTCGAAATCAATAAAGACCCTGGCGACGAGATTTGCATCCCTACGTTTTAGCCCTAACAGATATGACAGCGGCCTCAATCTCATCCCGAGCATTGGTCATATGTAGTCGCTCTGTCTGGCAATACTTCGAGTGATCCAGTATTAGGGCTTTAGCCTTTTGTCCAACCTTAACTAGGCCCAAGTCGAGTTCTTGAACAGCACCCAACACCGCGACAAGAGCCTGTTCTAAAGCGATCTCACGATTCGTTGCCATTTGCCCTGCTCCTTTCGATTTGGGCCAAAGCTACTCTGCCGTAATACGCCAACCCAAACCAAATTGCCACCACCGGTCACGGAGGGCGGCGCCTACCCGAGGTAATCGCAATGCCTGTTCTCCACAGCGTAATCCACAAGATCGACAAGAAGCCTGACGGCAGCCCGGCTGTTCTGTTCCTCGGCGGTGCCGAGCAGGTCGAGAGCCAGGCCCGCGATGATCTGATGTATCAGTTCAACGAAAGCTACAACGCCACTGCCGGTAAGGGTTGGGGCTTCTTTCATCAAGAGTCGGGCGCCCACCCGCTGAGCGGATGGCTCGACAAGTACCTGGCCGGCGGCAGCGACTTTTTGACGTTCAGCACCATCGCAGTCGAGCACCTGACAAAGCTGATGGAAGAGTCGAACCTGACAACCGGCGGGCACGCCCTCTTCTGCCACTACCTTCAAGGCATGACCGATTACCTGGTCATCGCCCTGGTGCAGGAAACGGAAGCGGTGACCATGACCGAAGAGCTCAGCCTGATGGCAGTCAAGCGCTTGGATCTAGATCACATCCGTCTGGCGGCACGCATCAACCTGAGCGAGTGGAAGGGCAATCCAAAGTCGCGCCAGTACATCTCGTACATCAAGGGCAAACAGGGTCGGAAAATCAACGAGTACTTCCGCGACTTCATCGGCTGCCAGGAAGGGATCGACGCCCCGGGCGAAACTCGCACGCTCTTGAAGGCGTTCAGCGACTTTGTTGAAA from Pseudomonas sp. ACM7 includes:
- the yejK gene encoding nucleoid-associated protein YejK → MPVLHSVIHKIDKKPDGSPAVLFLGGAEQVESQARDDLMYQFNESYNATAGKGWGFFHQESGAHPLSGWLDKYLAGGSDFLTFSTIAVEHLTKLMEESNLTTGGHALFCHYLQGMTDYLVIALVQETEAVTMTEELSLMAVKRLDLDHIRLAARINLSEWKGNPKSRQYISYIKGKQGRKINEYFRDFIGCQEGIDAPGETRTLLKAFSDFVESEDLSEESAREKTHTLVSYSMVQAKLGEPITLDELSELIDEDQPKAFANFIKAADYGLSETLPPDKKTLNKFRRFTGRAEGLSISFEQHLLGSKIEFDEAGGTLILRGLPTQLTEQLKRAKA